From the genome of Mucispirillum schaedleri ASF457:
TGTTTTGTATAAAACTCTAACATATTTATCAATAAATTCTCATTTATTAAAGCTTCATCTTTACATGATTTAACTATTTCTATTTGCTCATTATTTTCAATATTTTTACATAATTTTGGAAAATATTCAATATATTCACTTTTATTATGAATATATTCAAATAAAAATATTGTCTTTTTATTCTTAATAAAGCATTTTATTTCATCAAGTTGTTTTTTTGTTATTTTATAAATTTTATCACAATCTGCTATTTGATCATACTCAGGTAATAATAAATCTTCTTTTTGTGATATTGGTTGAATTTTATCACTAATATTTATGTAATTATAATCACCCTTTTCATCATATAATGATTTTAAAATAGAATTAATATTTTCTTGGTTTGTTGCAAATATGAATAAACTTTCTATTAATTTAATAGCATCATCAAATGAAACACTATTATTTGGTTCATTTTTTACTTGAATTGAGTCACAAACAGGTAAATAATCATTACGTTTACGATAATTCTTCATTGGCTCAATTCTAACACCACGTCCTATTGCTTGTAAAATAAGTTTACTATTTTCACTATTCATACCAAGTCCAATAAAATGAATAATGTTAGGTCTGTTTGAATCCCATCCTTCAATAAACATTCTTGAACCTAATAGCATAGTATATGTACTAGATTCATTGTTAATTTCTGAAAAATAATTTGAATCATCAATTGAATAGATTTCCGAACTCTTAGGTAATACATCTTCAATCCAATTATGAGCATCTGAAAATTTTAATAGTGCAAAAGGAGTATTTGAATTTTTTAATTTTAATGCAACTTCAGATTTATTATTGGACGATAATTTATATACTTCTAAAATACTCTTTGTATTATTATAAGCATTTAGAGAATACATTCCTATATCTTGAATTGTAATTGATTTTATAAAATCAATAGGAACATAGCCATCATCTCCAATAGTATAAGCTGGGTTAGGTTGGATATCACTTAATAGTATTGCCATTGATTCTTTAAAAATATTTTCGTCAATAGAATTATTTATTATATCATTTAATACAATAAAAAATTCTTTTAAATCACTTTTTATACTGGAAGTATATTTCTTATTAATACTATGTGCAAAAACTAATAATAGCGGATTATGATAATAACTATATAATAACTTCTTTGCTTTCTTTTGTGCAGTTAATAAAAGTAAACTTTGTATAATTGATATTTTTTTTTCTAAATTAGTATCGAGTTTATTAAATCCATAGTTCATAACTCTTATTTGTTTTCCATAACCACTTCTAATGAATTTATCAAGATTCATATTATAAACAGTATTAATTCTTTTTATTGTGTCAATAAATGTGGCAGAAAAATTAAACATAAATCCTTTTGATGACAATAAATGAAAATATGCTTGCGATGAACTATCCTCATCTCCTTTGTGAGCTTCATCTAAAAAAACATACCATTCACCATTATTATATACTTCTTCATAATTAATTCTTTTTCCTTCTTTATTCTTTTTAGATACTAACTTTTCACTAACAACAGATGAAGTAGTAGTATAATATACTTTTATTGATGGACCATTATAATATTTATTTTTTTTAAAATCCTTTAAAGGTACAAACTCTATCTCAATATCACTATTCTTATTAAAAATTTCTATATGTGTTTTTATTTGCTCTATAATAGTATCATTAGCTGATGAAATCATTATATCATAATTTGGGATTTTTTTATCTAAAATTAACATACTCAACATTTCTATTAATTTTATAATTACCAATGTTTTCCCACTACCCGTAGCCATCCAAAAACACATTTGTTTAAAAAAAAGTGAATTTATTCCAGAAATTGTATTTAATAAATCAAAATCTTTATGATAACACTTATCAACACTATTTTTATATGTTTGAAATATGTTATTTATATCATTAATTTTATATTTATTTAACCTATTAAAATATTGTTGTATATAATTAGTATTATTACTTTTATAAGTAAAATATAATACCACAAGAGCATTTTTTAATGCAGACAGTTGGAAATCATGCAAAGTCCATGTTAAACCAAACTGCTTATTTATATAACTTTCCCAATCATTAGGTAATAACGAAATATTATTTTCTGCAAATTTTTCTAAATAATTGTTATACATTAATAAGTATCCCACCAAATTAATTTTTTAAATGTATTTAAATAAGTTGCATCTATAATGATATTATCCATATCTATTTCTCCAATTGTATCAAGGAGCAACATATTTTTATTAATTTTTATTATATCATACCCAAACAGATTAGATAATGTTTCTGCAATATCACTATATTTATAATGTTCATCTTGAAAATTTGTATATCTATCACCAAGTTTTGCAAAATCAATTAGTATTTTATCATCTTTATAAGTAATAACATATGATAGTTTCTCATCCCATATCAAAATGTCATTTAAATTATTATGTTCTACATATCTTGCACTAGCTAAAACATCCTCATATGTTTCTAATTCATAATATTTAACAAAACCTCCAATTTTAAGATTATTTTCTTTTTTCAATGATTCACTTACACCAGATATTTTTCCATATAATGTTTGTTTTATACGTGGTATTATTACAGAATAAAAATGCTCACCCATCTCTACACCTATCCACTTTCGTCCCATTTTATGTGCAACATTTATTGTAGTTCCTGTGCCTAAAAAACAATCTAAAACTATTGAATCTGAATTTGATGATACACCAATTATTCGTTCCAATAATCTTTCTGGTTTTTGAGTTAATTTATATTCTGATGCAAGTTTAATATATTCTGCTGACATATTAAATACACTACTTATATCCCATACATCTGGACAAGCAACTATACTATAATACCCAATATTATCTTTTCCATTTTGAGCTTCTTTAGATTGATCTTCAAGTGCAGGTATAAAATTTAAATAACGTTTAATCTTAATGCTATTAAATATATAATTACCTGTTTTACTATATAACAATATATCATCATGTTTTTTTGCATACTCTTTCTTGCCTTTTCCACCCATAAAATATTGCCAAACGATATGATTAATCAGCAAGTCAGAACCAAAAACATTATTAAGTATTAATCTACCTAAATAATTAGCCCTATAATCCAAGTGCAAATAAAATGAGCCATAATTACTTAACATATTCTTACAAATCATTAATCTATTATCAATAATAGTAGACCAAGTCGAATCTTGAAAATTATCTATATATCCAAAATCACTCCCTGTATTAAAAGGTGGATCAATATAAATTAAATCTATTTTTTCATTATATTTACTTTTAATAGTATTTAAAGCCTGAAAATTATCACTTTTTACTAATATACCATCTATGTGTTTATCAATATCATCAAAACATGCTAAAATCTTATACTTTAAAGAACCACTAATATTTTTTGTATCTAATGGAAGATATTTATATTGCTCATCTTTTAAGTTAATCCATTTCCAACTTTTTGGAATAAATTCATAATTTAACCATTCATCATATTGCTTTCTTGGTTGTTCAGAGATTAGTATATCAATAATATCAACAGATAACATATCTATAGTAATAATATAATTAGAATTTTTCACCATTTTTGGTTTTTCCCAAATGCTTTTTAATTCATTTTCAAAACGAGCAATTAGCTCAATTATTTCAATTGCTAATTTTCTAACATCATGATATCTGTTTATAGTTTCTTCAGTAAACTTAGTAACAACATCTTTACCTATTTCTTCAAATAAATATATATCTAATTGTTCATTTAAAAACTCTTTTGCATTTTTATGTATAAAATAATCTATATCAGATTGTTTATTAAATTTCTTTATTGCATCATATAAATCATCTTTATTATATAGACTATATATTTTTTTTATTTCTTTCAGAAAATTATCACAATCTTTTTTATTTAATATATTATAGCCATCAATTATATCTTTATTACTTACAACATTGATACATACTTCACACAATATTCCTTGTTGTTCATTTAATTTTTTTATATTTTTATTTTGGATTATATAATAATAAGTGATTTTCTCATTAGCAATTTGTCGTTCAATTAAAGAAGTATCAAAAACATATTTGACATTATTCATATCAAAAGTCATAGATTCAAATACTTTCTCTGTTTTAATATAATATAAATCTTGTGTTTTCCAAAATAATGCAACATCCTTATTATCTTTTAATTGTACATAATTAGTATTATATACCTTTACATTACTATAAAAGGGAGTCCCTGTGTCATTTAAATATTTATTAAAAAACGTATATATTTTTTCATATATATGTTTTATGTACTCTTGTTGTTCTTTGTTAGTTGTTGCTAAAGAATATGACAATAACTGTTCTGTTTCCTTAATAGTCTTAATAATATCTTGATAATATTGGGATTTGATATATATAAGATTTATATAACCACTATTTCCCTCTAAATTTTTAATTCTACCTAAATATATATCTTCTAATTTTTTTAGAAATTCTATTTGAAAATCCATTAATATGCTCCATTTAATACAATATGATATTACCTATATTATACATAGATGTGTAAAAAAAACAAGTTTATAATAATGCTATTAATTTTTTATAATAATTATGCGATATAAATATTTATACTAATGTGGTAAAAGTTATATAATACAGGTGATAAATATTATCCACTATATCCTAATCATCAACATACCCTTCTGGCAGGTGGTCATTTCCAGATACTTTATCTAAAAAGAATGAGAGCAGTGCAGGTATTACAAACATGGTAAACACTGTTGCAAGGGCAAGACCGCCTAATATTACACTTCCCATACCACGATAAAGTTCACTTCCTGCCCCTGGTGCTATAACAAGTGGCAGCATACCAAAAAGTGATGTAGCTGTGCTCATACTAATAGGGCGTATCCGTGTTTTTAAAGCAAGGCGAACTGCTGCTTTGCCATTCATACCAAGTTTTATATAGTTTAATGACTGATACACTATTAAAATAGGGTTATTTACTACTGTCCCCACAAGCATAATAAAGCCAAGCATAGTAATAATGTCAAGCGGCTGCTCTGCAATAAACAAGTCTGTTAAAGCAAGCCCCATAAATCCGCCTGTTGCTGCAAGTGGGATAGAAAATAATATGATTAATGGGTATAAAAAATTATTAAGCAGTGCTGCCATTAAAAAATATGTAATAATAACTGCTAATATAAAGTTGCCAGACAAAGCATTTTTAGCATTTTCAAGTTTTGATGAAGCTCCACTTGTAGATATAATTATACCATTCAGCAGTCCTTCTGCCCGCATTGGCTCAATTACTTTATTCATAATATTATCACGAAGTTCTTCTAATACCATACCTTTTTGCAGTATAATTTTAAATTCAAAAGCTCTTTGAGAATTAAAACGCCTTATTCTTTCTACACTTAAAACTTCCTTAACATCAAACAAATTAGCAACAGGGACAGCAAGCCCAGTAGAAGAATTTACTACAAACTCGCTGACTTCTACAGGGTTTGTTTCCATATTTCCAGTTTCTTTTTCTTCATAAGGTCCACGGAGTGAAATATCTATGGTGCCTATTTCTGGATCTTTAAATTCACCTATTTTTCTGCCGTCTAAATAAACATCTACTGCTACACCCACTTCTTCAGTAGTAAGCCCTGAAGCCATAATTGCTTCCCTGTCTGGATTAAGCTGCACTTCTGGATAAACTGGATTTGCTGACGGGCTTATCTGCATCTGCACATCTGCCATTTCCTGATATATTCTTACCTGAATAAGCTGGACAATAGATATTAACTGGTCATAACTCATATTGCCAGATACATTCATTTTAAATTCGTTACCCTGTCCGCCGCCAACTTTAAATAATGGTGATTGAGAAGTAGAGCCGCGAATACCGGGTATCTGGTTTACAATATTTTGCAGTAATGGTTTATAGTCACCTGCTCGCTGTTCGTCTGTGCTTGTTAATATTGCCCTTACATTTGCACCGCCAGCAAATCCAAATGTATTAATGCGTGGATAGCCGTCTAAATCCTGCTGCATATATGGCTCTAATTCTTTATAAAAAAAATTACCAATCTTTCTTCTTTCTGCTAATGATATACCCGGTGGAACGGTAAGTTTTGTTTCTATCATATTTTTATTGCCAAGTGGAAGATAATCCATTTTAGGCATTAAAATATAAGCACTTATCAAAGATACAGCAGTTAAGCAGGTAACAAATATTATCCTTGTGCTGACTTTTGCATTTATTTTATCAGAAACACTTACTGTAAAATTAACTATTTTTGAGCCAATATTTCCAACAGTTTCATTAAAATGCTGGATTTTATTATGAAATTTTGAATGTGAATTAAACTTAAACTTATCAGTTTTTTCATATATTACTTTTGTTGCAACAGGTATTACAAATACTGATGTTATAAGGCTTAAACCAACTGATGAGCTGACAGCTATTGCAATATCCCCAAAAAGCTGTCCTGCTTCTTCTTTTATAAAAACAATAGGAAGAAATACTGCTATTGTTGTAAGAGTAGATGCTAAAATTGCACCCCATACTTCTCTTACTGCATCATAAGCTGCCAAGACTGCCTTTTTACCCATTTTCATGTGCCTGTCAATATTTTCAAGCACAACAATAGAGTTATCTATAAGCATACCAACAGAAAATGCAATACCTGCAAGACTTATTACATTTAATGACCGCCCTAATGCATTCATTATAAAAAATGTGCCTATAATACATATTGGAATAGTTGTGGCAATAACAAGTGTTGAACGGATACTTCTTAAAAAAATTAAAAGCACAATAACTGCTAAAAGTCCGCCTGCAATAATATTAGATTTTACTAGACTTACAGCATTTAAAATATATCCACGCTGGTCTGACACCCAGATAAATTCTATGCCGTTATCTTTTAATATAGTATTATTTAAATCATTTATTACTTTTTCCAAATCGTTAGTTAAATCTAATATATTATAGCCTGCCTGAGCAATAATACCGATATTCATAGCATTTTTATTATTATATCTAACAAAAGCATCCTTTTTCTCATAGCCGTAATCAACATGAGCTACATCGCCAAGTTTAAGCCTTGAATTATCACTGCTTACAATTACAATATTTGCTATATCATCAGGGGTTTTACCTTCTCCAATAGTTCTAAAACGATAATTTTTTGCACCATAAGCTCTTGTTCCTGCTGAAACATCAATATTTTCTTTCTTAACTGCATTAATTATTTGAGAAAGGCTGATATTATATGCCCCCATTTTATATGGGTCTACAATAATCTGCACCTGTTTTGCCCTGCCGCCCCAATACCACATATCTGCAACACCCTGAACACGCTCAATATATGGTTTGATTACTTCTTCAAAGTAGCTTAAATATTCATCTACACTTCTTGTATTGCCGTCTCTTGTTGTAAGCATTAATTCAACAGACGCAAATGAGTCGCTGTCTGCTGAGCGGATAGTTGGTTTATCCATATCATCAGGATACCCTTTAACTTCATCAAGTTTGTTTGATACAAGAAGTATTGCATCATCAACATTAACAGATAAATCAAAAGTAAGTTTTACATTACATCTGCCTTCCATAGCAGCACTTTCAAACTCTATCAAGCCCGGTATACTTTTTAATACTCTTTCCTGCCTGTCTATAATTTCTTTTTCCATATCATAAGGGGATGCACCTGTCCATGTTGTGCGAATAGTAATCTGCGGATATTCTATATTTGGAATAAGACGGTATGGCATATTCAAAGCAGCCTGCACACCAAAAAGCACTACAAAAAAGACTGCTACTAATACTTTTACAGGGTTCTCTAATGCATATTTAATCATAATATCAGCCTATTTTAGAAGTTATTTTAATTTTTACACCATTATTTACTGCATTATTGCCGTCTAATACTATCTGGTCATCTTTCTTTAATGAGCCTTCTGTTACAGAGCTTACTGCTGCATAGCCACCGTTATAGCCTATTATTTTCACTGGGATAAATCTTACTCGCTCATCTTCTGATACTTTAAATACTCCCTTAACACTGTTTCGCTCTACAACAGCATCTCGCGGAACTAATAAGGAATGGATTTTACTGCCTGATGGGATTAAGGCGATTACAAAAACTCCTTCTTTTAAATCTGGGTCTTGACCTAAATCTATCCTTGTTAAAAATAATCTGGTGGCTGGGTCACCTTTGGAATTGATAGATAACACTTTGCCAGTATATTCTTTACGGCTTGTCTTAACTGTTACTGACTGACCAGCTTTAATATAGGGAAGCACTGTTTCTGGAATATAGACTTTTGCTTCATAAGTCAAGGTAGCTACTCCTGCTACTACTCCGCCAGAATTAACCCATTCGCCAACTTCCACATTCTTACTAATCACTACTCCTTTTAACGGGGATTTGATTACCATTTTATCTTTCTGAGTCTCTAACTGCTTCTGCTGTGACAAGGATGATATATACATACTTTGTGCATTTGTGTAATCTGTTAATGAGTCTTGATATTTCTGCTGAGATATGGAATGCTGGTTATATAAGGCTTTATTGCGGTTAAAATCTCTTAATGCTTTATCTAAATTAGATTTTGCCTGCTTAGTAGATGCTTCTGCACTTGATACACTGTAACTTAATAAACTGTCATCTAAACTTGCAAGTGGCTGACCTATCTCTACTGCATCGCCTTCATTTACATATACTTTTAATACTTTGCCTGCACTTTCTGCTGCTACTTCTGAGCTTTCACTAAAATAGGCTGAACCCGTTATCATCATTGTTGGAAAGCTCATCCCTTCTGACACTTTCTCTACTGTTACTAATACTACACGCTCTTTACTAGATGATATGCCTGATGGTTGTTTTTGTGCTGATACTAAAAATGGAATAAAAAGAAGGATAATTAAAATTACTAAAAAGCACTTTTTCATAAACAGCCCCATAACACTGACATATATTTTAATAGATTATTACTATTAGTAAAAGTTCAGCAATTTTGCAAGCCCAAATTAAAATATAAGCAGTGTTATGAAGCATAATCATACATTTTAAATTATAAAATTATCGTAATACCCTCATAGAGTTTAATAATGCAAGTAAAGCAACACCTACATCGCCAAATACTGCCATCCACATTGAAGCAATATCAAATAAGCCTAAAATTATAAACAATGCCTTAATACCAAGGGCAAAAACAATATTCTGCCATATAATTCTTTTTGTTTTTTTAGCAACTTTTACTGCATCTGCAAGTTTAACTAAAGAATCATTCATTATAACAACATCAGCTGTTTCAATAGCTGCGTCACTTCCTGCTGCTCCCATAGAAACACCAACATCTGCCATAGCAAGAACTGGTGCATCATTTATACCGTCTCCCACATATAATGAATAACCGCTTCCTTTATATTTATCTGCAAACTCTTTAAATTTTACTGCCTTGTCACTAGGCAGTAAATCATAATAATATTCTTTAATACCAGTATCTTTTAATGTGGTTTCTGTTGCATATTTATTATCTCCTGTTAAAACAGTAATGTTTTTAATGCCTGTTTCATACAGTTTATTAACAGCTTCAATAGTATCATCTTTTAGTTCATCGCTTATTATAATATAGCCTGCATATTCTTTATCTATTACCACATGGGCAACACTGCCTAAAATATTACATACACTTTCATCATGAATAGTATTTGTAAAGTGCAGCAGGCTGTCGTTTCCTACCATTATTTCTTTATCTTCTATAGATACTTTTACTCCCCTGCCGCTTATTTCTTCATATTCATTAATGGAATAATTAATATTTCCTGCATAATCTACAATAGAGCGTGCAATCGGGTGGCTTGATTTACTTTCTGCAACAGCAGCATATTTAACTATTTCATCTTCAGAATATTTACCAAAAGATTTTACTTCTGTAACTGTAAAAATACCTTTTGTAAGAGTGCCTGTTTTATCAAATGCAACAGCTTGAATATTTGATAATGCTTCAAGATAATTTGCACCTTTTATCAATATGCCTTTTTTAGATGCTCCACCAATGCCGCCAAAATAACCTAACGGAACACTGATTATTAATGCACAAGGGCATGACACAACTAATGCAACTAATGCACGATAAAGCCACTGACTAAATGAGCCCATATCTAAAAGCGGCGGCACAACAGCTATTATAAAAGCTGTAAAAAACACAACTGGTGTATAATATGATGCAAATTTTGTAATAAAATTTTCAGTTTTTGCTTTATTTGCAGCAGCATTTTCCACCATATCTAAAATTTTTGATGCTGAACTTTCTGCAAATATTTTTTCCACCTGCACTTCAATAATACCTGTTAAACTTATCATACCAGATAAAACTTTATCGCCAATTTTAGCACTTCTTGGAACAGATTCGCCTGTTAATGCTCTTGTATCAAGAGATGTTTTTCCTTTAATAATTTTGCCGTCAAGTGCTATTTTTTCTCCAGCTTTTACAATTATAGTTTCGCCAATATTTATAGTTTCAGGGTTAACTCTGCATTCTTTGCCACCACGCAGAACAACAGCATAATCTGGGCGTATTTCTAAAAGTGAATGAATAGAACGGCGGCTTTTATGAACTGCCAAATCTTGAAAAAACTCACCAGCTCTGTAAAAAAGCATAACTCCAACAGCTTCTTCATGGCTGCCTATTGCCCATGCTGCAAGTGTTGCAAATGTCATAAGAAAATTTTCGTCAAATATTTTACCATGACGAAGATTTTTTATAGATAGTAAAATTACATCTTTACCTGCAACTAAATAAACTATTACTAATACTGCATAACTTACATAAGACATGGGTGGTGTTTGAAAAGTATGCAGCATATAAAACCCTGCTCCAAAAGCAGCAAGCAGAACACCTAAAAGCATCAGCTCATTTTTTACATTAAAACTTTCTTCCTGCTTTTTTTCATGTATAACAACACCTTTTTCTATTTTATCAATAGCCTGCTGCACCTGATATATATTATCAGTATCTATCATTAATGTTTTTGTGGCAAAAACTACTGCTGCATCTTTTACGCAGGCAAGATTTTTTACACCTTCTTCTATTTTTGCAGCACACATTGGACAGTCTAAATTTTCAAGTGTATACTTTTTCATTTCATTACCTCTTTTCATTTATATGCTCTAATCCCATTAAAAGAATACTTGTAATATGGTTATCATCAAGGCTGTAATATACATTTTTACCTTCCTGCCGTGATTTTACAATACATGTCTGCCTTAAAAACCTAAGCTGCTGTGAAACAGTAGACTGTTTTAATGATAATGCAGCACATATATCATATACACAAAGCTCTACTTCTTTTAAGGCAAACAATATTTTTATCCTTGTTGTATCTGCAAATACTTTATAAAAAAGTTCCAGTGCTGCAAAAGAATATTCAGAAGGCAGGCTCTGCCTTGCTGTATGCACTGCTTCTGCATCAATAATTTTGCTTTCATCTCTCATAAAAAACTCCTGTATTTATAACATCAATTCATCATATCATTATATGATGATATATAACATTAAAAATAATACTTGTCAAGAAGAAATTTTCAATGTAAATATATTTATTATGAGTGATAAAATTAATATATTAATCGTCGAAGACGAAATCAAAGTTGCAGAAACAATTAAGTCCTACTTAGAAAAAGAAGGCTTTAATGCTTCTTTTGCTATTTTAGGCTCAGCAGCGGTGAATATTTTAAATGAAAAAACATTTAATTTGATTATCCTTGACTTAATGCTGCCAGATATTTCTGGTGAAGAAATTTGCAAAATGGTTAGAAAAACAAGCGATGTTCCTATTATCGTCCTAACTGCCAAAAGCTCTGAGGATTCAAAAGTTAATGTTTTAAATACTGGTGCTGATGATTATCTTATTAAGCCAGTTTCTCCAAGGGAGCTGGTAGCAAGAGTAAAAGCAGTGCTGCGTCGTGCAGGGCTTTTCAGTGAAAATAGTGCTGTGCCTTACAATGACGGTTTATCCATTGATTTTGCTTCAAGGACTGTTAAGAAAAATGATATAGAAATTACCTTAACGCCTAATGAGTATAAACTGCTTAAATTTCTTGCCCAGAATGCTGGCAGGTATTTTTCAAGAGAAGATTTAATTGAAGGTGCTATTGGTGCTAAATATGACGGATATGACAGAGCAGTTGATTCGCACATTAAAAATCTTCGCCAAAAAATTGAAGATAACCCTAAAAGCCCAAAATATATTGTTACTCAATATGGAGTAGGTTATAAATTTGCTGGAACTAAAATATGAAATTAAGCATTAAAAAGCAGTTTTTATTGCTTTTTCTGCTTGTTACTATTGTTTCGCTCTTTATTCTGTCCTTTATGCTTAGGACCAGTATTGACAGCTGTTTCTATGATTATAAATGGGCAGAACAAAGCAAAATATTTGATTTAATCGTATCCCGTCTTGAAACATTTTATGCTGAACATAAATCATGGGATAGTTTTAATGGCAATGAAATAGGCAATCTGGCAATGAAAGAAGGATGTTATTTTACCTTATATGATAACGAAGGTAAATTAATATGGACTTCTGAGCATACTATTGCTGCCAGAAATAATACTTCATCAGTGCATAGATACTGGCGTAATATTTATCCTGTAAATTATAAAAATCAAATAAAAGGTAAAGTGTATATTGTCCAGTTTACTGACAGTATTTTTACTCAAAAAGATATTACTTTTAGAGAAAGTGTTCTTACATATATACTAATATCATTAATTATTGCATTACTTTTATCTTTACCTTTTATAATGATATTATCATCGCGGTTTTCAAGCCCTATTACATATCTTCAAAAAAAAGCAGAAAATATGATTAAAGGCGATTTAACTACTAAAATTAAAATATCATCATCTACTACTGAAATAATAAAACTTTCTATATCGCTTGACAGACTGAGAAAATCACTTCTTCAGCAGGAAGATTTAAGAAAACAGCTTGCATCAAATATTTCTCATGAGTTAAGAACACCATTAAATGTTATTCAAAACCAGCTAGAAGCAATAATTGATGGTATTTTTGAGCCGACAGAAGAAAGGCTTGACGGGCTTTTACAGGAAGTTATCAGGCTTACAAACTTGGTAGGTGAGCTTGAAAAAATCACAACAATAG
Proteins encoded in this window:
- a CDS encoding DEAD/DEAH box helicase family protein — encoded protein: MYNNYLEKFAENNISLLPNDWESYINKQFGLTWTLHDFQLSALKNALVVLYFTYKSNNTNYIQQYFNRLNKYKINDINNIFQTYKNSVDKCYHKDFDLLNTISGINSLFFKQMCFWMATGSGKTLVIIKLIEMLSMLILDKKIPNYDIMISSANDTIIEQIKTHIEIFNKNSDIEIEFVPLKDFKKNKYYNGPSIKVYYTTTSSVVSEKLVSKKNKEGKRINYEEVYNNGEWYVFLDEAHKGDEDSSSQAYFHLLSSKGFMFNFSATFIDTIKRINTVYNMNLDKFIRSGYGKQIRVMNYGFNKLDTNLEKKISIIQSLLLLTAQKKAKKLLYSYYHNPLLLVFAHSINKKYTSSIKSDLKEFFIVLNDIINNSIDENIFKESMAILLSDIQPNPAYTIGDDGYVPIDFIKSITIQDIGMYSLNAYNNTKSILEVYKLSSNNKSEVALKLKNSNTPFALLKFSDAHNWIEDVLPKSSEIYSIDDSNYFSEINNESSTYTMLLGSRMFIEGWDSNRPNIIHFIGLGMNSENSKLILQAIGRGVRIEPMKNYRKRNDYLPVCDSIQVKNEPNNSVSFDDAIKLIESLFIFATNQENINSILKSLYDEKGDYNYINISDKIQPISQKEDLLLPEYDQIADCDKIYKITKKQLDEIKCFIKNKKTIFLFEYIHNKSEYIEYFPKLCKNIENNEQIEIVKSCKDEALINENLLINMLEFYTKQRHLFSKFRNITDHDIIHYKYIEVKITNDHTYNDLSDKIDKIMHSNEKTIADIQAEIINFMSSGDQNKVLEAVSALSHAKIVSKSIKKITTHYYNPVFISDIAEFEFKNSIDVESEKIFIDDLLKYIGNISDSVEWWYFSKINQYYDKGIYIPYINTYNSEYKFYPDFIFWIKLKNKYKVVFVDPKGLIHEQNPIEKIQGFRNIFNSNPYKFDKMEQNIEIQLYYYNKDKQSNNLLEEHRIDSCSINKIFT
- a CDS encoding efflux RND transporter permease subunit, encoding MIKYALENPVKVLVAVFFVVLFGVQAALNMPYRLIPNIEYPQITIRTTWTGASPYDMEKEIIDRQERVLKSIPGLIEFESAAMEGRCNVKLTFDLSVNVDDAILLVSNKLDEVKGYPDDMDKPTIRSADSDSFASVELMLTTRDGNTRSVDEYLSYFEEVIKPYIERVQGVADMWYWGGRAKQVQIIVDPYKMGAYNISLSQIINAVKKENIDVSAGTRAYGAKNYRFRTIGEGKTPDDIANIVIVSSDNSRLKLGDVAHVDYGYEKKDAFVRYNNKNAMNIGIIAQAGYNILDLTNDLEKVINDLNNTILKDNGIEFIWVSDQRGYILNAVSLVKSNIIAGGLLAVIVLLIFLRSIRSTLVIATTIPICIIGTFFIMNALGRSLNVISLAGIAFSVGMLIDNSIVVLENIDRHMKMGKKAVLAAYDAVREVWGAILASTLTTIAVFLPIVFIKEEAGQLFGDIAIAVSSSVGLSLITSVFVIPVATKVIYEKTDKFKFNSHSKFHNKIQHFNETVGNIGSKIVNFTVSVSDKINAKVSTRIIFVTCLTAVSLISAYILMPKMDYLPLGNKNMIETKLTVPPGISLAERRKIGNFFYKELEPYMQQDLDGYPRINTFGFAGGANVRAILTSTDEQRAGDYKPLLQNIVNQIPGIRGSTSQSPLFKVGGGQGNEFKMNVSGNMSYDQLISIVQLIQVRIYQEMADVQMQISPSANPVYPEVQLNPDREAIMASGLTTEEVGVAVDVYLDGRKIGEFKDPEIGTIDISLRGPYEEKETGNMETNPVEVSEFVVNSSTGLAVPVANLFDVKEVLSVERIRRFNSQRAFEFKIILQKGMVLEELRDNIMNKVIEPMRAEGLLNGIIISTSGASSKLENAKNALSGNFILAVIITYFLMAALLNNFLYPLIILFSIPLAATGGFMGLALTDLFIAEQPLDIITMLGFIMLVGTVVNNPILIVYQSLNYIKLGMNGKAAVRLALKTRIRPISMSTATSLFGMLPLVIAPGAGSELYRGMGSVILGGLALATVFTMFVIPALLSFFLDKVSGNDHLPEGYVDD
- a CDS encoding DNA methyltransferase, yielding MDFQIEFLKKLEDIYLGRIKNLEGNSGYINLIYIKSQYYQDIIKTIKETEQLLSYSLATTNKEQQEYIKHIYEKIYTFFNKYLNDTGTPFYSNVKVYNTNYVQLKDNKDVALFWKTQDLYYIKTEKVFESMTFDMNNVKYVFDTSLIERQIANEKITYYYIIQNKNIKKLNEQQGILCEVCINVVSNKDIIDGYNILNKKDCDNFLKEIKKIYSLYNKDDLYDAIKKFNKQSDIDYFIHKNAKEFLNEQLDIYLFEEIGKDVVTKFTEETINRYHDVRKLAIEIIELIARFENELKSIWEKPKMVKNSNYIITIDMLSVDIIDILISEQPRKQYDEWLNYEFIPKSWKWINLKDEQYKYLPLDTKNISGSLKYKILACFDDIDKHIDGILVKSDNFQALNTIKSKYNEKIDLIYIDPPFNTGSDFGYIDNFQDSTWSTIIDNRLMICKNMLSNYGSFYLHLDYRANYLGRLILNNVFGSDLLINHIVWQYFMGGKGKKEYAKKHDDILLYSKTGNYIFNSIKIKRYLNFIPALEDQSKEAQNGKDNIGYYSIVACPDVWDISSVFNMSAEYIKLASEYKLTQKPERLLERIIGVSSNSDSIVLDCFLGTGTTINVAHKMGRKWIGVEMGEHFYSVIIPRIKQTLYGKISGVSESLKKENNLKIGGFVKYYELETYEDVLASARYVEHNNLNDILIWDEKLSYVITYKDDKILIDFAKLGDRYTNFQDEHYKYSDIAETLSNLFGYDIIKINKNMLLLDTIGEIDMDNIIIDATYLNTFKKLIWWDTY